From a region of the Solanum stenotomum isolate F172 chromosome 2, ASM1918654v1, whole genome shotgun sequence genome:
- the LOC125856052 gene encoding uncharacterized protein LOC125856052 encodes MDIHTLHAEAVLLTPAPGPSRISSASPSMTLSSSTTPLAPRSVVSVAHSQPLLTQAAILRIGHLAHSADRHASRLETIASGMIERALTAVMALLNLSINAFAVRREVCERVQGATHEVTTLKAAIVELRKDVDQLKSTNMFIIFGTVEILDMPVDTDVPPTTTGVVPIHDMAASESKVETDEEQLGLQEETTYEGLIGVEEAMMDSALQISLVDTSMAGSGGASVSVRPGI; translated from the coding sequence ATGGACATTCACACTTTACATGCAGAGGCAGTATTACTTACTCCAGCCCCTGGGCCTTCACGTATATCTAGTGCTAGCCCTTCCATGACTCTGAGCTCTTCTACAACTCCCTTGGCCCCTAGGTCAGTTGTTAGTGTTGCTCATTCCCAACCTTTACTCACTCAGGCAGCGATACTACGAATAGGGCATCTAGCCCATTCTGCTGATAGGCATGCCTCCAGGCTAGAGACTATAGCCTCTGGGATGATTGAGAGAGCCCTCACTGCTGTTATGGCACTTCTTAATTTGTCTATTAATGCCTTCGCGGTAAGGAGAGAGGTTTGTGAAAGGGTTCAGGGAGCCACTCATGAGGTGACGACCCTTAAGGCCGCTATTGTTGAGTTGAGAAAGGACgtggaccagctgaagtccacGAATATGTTCATAATTTTTGGGACTGTGGAGATTCTTGACATGCCAGTTGATACGGATGTGCCTCCGACTACCACCGGAGTTGTGCCGATACATGATATGGCTGCTTCTGAGTCTAAGGTAGAGACGGATGAGGAACAGCTCGGTCTACAAGAGGAGACAACATATGAGGGCCTTATAGGGGTTGAGGAGGCTATGATGGATTCAGCCCTGCAGATTTCATTGGTAGATACGTCTATGGCAGGTTCTGGTGGAGCCAGTGTTTCTGTTAGACCGGGCATTTAG